A window from Sphingobacteriia bacterium encodes these proteins:
- a CDS encoding peptide deformylase, with the protein MAVLPLIVAPDPRLKQPSEHVSEVNEEIRQLVNDMIETMYQKDGIGLAAVQIGVHKKVVVIDVEWGTKDKNPIVMINPEIIEFSEEKTALNEGCMSFPNQYPSVIRPSTVTVKYKDLEWQEHIIQAEGLFAKCIQHEIDHTNGITFVDHIPQLKRKIILDKLLRLKINKA; encoded by the coding sequence ATGGCAGTTTTACCATTAATTGTAGCCCCTGACCCACGATTAAAACAACCTTCCGAACACGTTTCTGAAGTTAATGAAGAAATTAGGCAACTAGTCAACGATATGATAGAGACTATGTATCAAAAGGATGGCATAGGACTTGCTGCTGTACAGATAGGGGTTCATAAAAAAGTTGTAGTTATTGATGTTGAATGGGGAACTAAAGATAAAAATCCTATTGTAATGATAAATCCAGAGATTATTGAGTTTTCTGAAGAAAAAACTGCGCTTAATGAAGGATGCATGTCATTTCCAAATCAATACCCCTCAGTAATACGACCTTCTACTGTAACAGTTAAATATAAAGATCTTGAATGGCAAGAGCATATTATCCAAGCCGAAGGATTATTCGCTAAATGTATTCAACATGAAATTGATCATACTAATGGAATAACCTTTGTTGACCATATACCTCAGTTAAAACGTAAAATAATATTAGATAAACTTCTTAGATTAAAAATTAATAAAGCATGA
- a CDS encoding methionyl-tRNA formyltransferase has protein sequence MGSPEFAIPSLKMLHTQPDCNLIAVYTQPPKPKGRGLELQPTPVEIYAREHNIPVYSPKNFKDQEDINFFKSLNADLVIVAAYGLILPKDILYTPKYGAINIHSSLLPRWRGAAPIHHAILAGDPSTGVTIMQMDEGLDTGDIILKSEHLIIDDKTSFKDLHDILAKLGSELTLKVVNKILNNENLIFEKQDNSKATYASKINKELHKINWQNPAHLVVRQINALSENGCYITINNENIKIFKAHLGPQVNSEPGIILDADFNISCGDFTSINPLILQRAGKNPVNLKQFLNGFKNWSPGIKLS, from the coding sequence ATGGGATCACCGGAATTTGCGATTCCATCCTTGAAAATGTTACATACTCAACCTGACTGTAATTTAATAGCAGTGTATACCCAACCCCCTAAACCAAAAGGTAGGGGGTTAGAACTACAACCTACACCAGTTGAAATTTATGCTAGAGAACATAATATTCCTGTCTACAGTCCAAAAAATTTTAAAGATCAAGAAGATATAAATTTTTTTAAATCGCTTAATGCTGATTTAGTCATTGTAGCAGCTTATGGGCTAATTTTACCAAAAGATATCCTATATACTCCAAAATACGGTGCCATAAACATCCATTCTTCCTTATTACCAAGGTGGCGTGGAGCCGCTCCTATTCATCATGCAATTTTAGCAGGTGACCCTTCTACAGGTGTTACTATTATGCAAATGGATGAAGGTTTGGATACTGGAGATATTATTTTAAAAAGTGAACACCTTATAATTGACGATAAAACTTCTTTTAAAGATTTACATGATATTTTAGCCAAATTAGGTTCTGAGCTTACATTAAAGGTGGTAAATAAAATATTAAATAATGAAAATTTAATATTTGAAAAACAAGATAATTCAAAAGCTACTTACGCTTCTAAAATTAATAAAGAATTGCATAAAATTAATTGGCAAAACCCTGCTCATCTTGTCGTACGCCAGATTAATGCACTTTCGGAAAACGGATGCTATATAACAATAAATAATGAAAATATCAAAATTTTTAAAGCTCATCTAGGCCCACAGGTAAACTCGGAACCAGGTATTATTTTAGATGCTGACTTTAATATAAGTTGCGGAGATTTTACTTCAATTAACCCATTAATTCTTCAAAGAGCTGGAAAAAACCCAGTAAATTTAAAGCAGTTTTTAAACGGTTTTAAAAATTGGTCACCTGGTATTAAACTATCTTAA
- a CDS encoding 30S ribosomal protein S21: MLGNEKGVRNLVVVVLRDNNVDQGLKALKKKMQREGLFREMKKRRDYEKPSVKRKRKKNEAIRRYRKLMRKRDSE; the protein is encoded by the coding sequence ATTCTAGGAAATGAAAAGGGGGTAAGAAATTTGGTAGTAGTAGTTTTACGTGATAACAACGTTGATCAAGGCTTAAAAGCTTTAAAAAAGAAAATGCAACGTGAAGGTTTGTTTCGCGAAATGAAAAAGCGTCGTGACTATGAAAAACCTTCTGTAAAAAGAAAGCGTAAGAAAAATGAAGCTATTAGGCGTTATAGAAAATTAATGCGTAAGCGTGATAGCGAGTAA
- a CDS encoding COQ9 family protein, whose translation MQAEIERERQKIVEIATTIIPFEGWTEHALKLSMKKADIDPNLISIYFPNKLISVYEKLLEIIDYKHTSSLDFEYLKSLKVREKIFYLIKTRLEISKKYKETLKTGSSLLSLPSNTLRGSKKLWLSVDKIWKLAGDNSLDFNYYSKRIILSAVYASTLLYWFEDYSEAQKDTIIFLQNRIDDALKFGKFSNNIVNLPLKFTKLPFIRLIFNR comes from the coding sequence ATGCAAGCAGAAATTGAGAGGGAAAGACAGAAAATTGTAGAAATTGCCACTACAATCATTCCATTTGAAGGATGGACAGAACATGCTTTAAAGCTTTCCATGAAAAAAGCAGATATTGACCCAAATTTAATATCTATCTATTTCCCTAATAAACTTATTTCAGTTTATGAAAAACTGTTAGAAATAATTGATTATAAACATACTTCATCACTTGATTTCGAATATCTTAAGTCTTTGAAAGTTAGAGAAAAAATTTTCTATTTGATAAAAACACGTTTAGAAATTTCAAAAAAATATAAAGAAACTTTAAAAACAGGATCAAGTCTTCTTTCACTTCCAAGCAACACTCTCCGTGGCTCAAAAAAATTATGGTTATCAGTCGATAAAATATGGAAACTTGCTGGAGATAATTCATTAGATTTTAATTATTACTCTAAAAGAATCATTTTATCTGCTGTCTACGCCTCAACATTACTATATTGGTTCGAAGATTATTCAGAAGCTCAAAAAGATACTATAATATTTTTACAAAATAGAATTGACGATGCTTTAAAATTTGGTAAATTTAGTAATAATATAGTAAACTTACCACTGAAGTTTACTAAACTGCCATTTATAAGGCTAATTTTTAACAGGTAA
- the dnaG gene encoding DNA primase: MSNILEEIKSRVKLSEIISKKVVLKRKGKEYSGLCPFHSESTPSFTVNDDKQFYHCFGCHAHGNAFDFIMQFERMEFGEALRYLAKLTNVKLPEKYSPGFFQKFDVFNQIMVQAVKWYQKNLSSATNAKNYLQKRGISKEIEEHFKIGFAPSNDSINRYLLNLGFKQEDIIAVGLAWKNDKGKILDSFFDRVMFPIFDLKNQPIAFGGRLIESNNNLPKYKNSSETDIFKKGDIVYNLNYIKSQGLNKIIVTEGYMDVIGLYKAGIDYAVAPLGTALTINQLKLIWQFTNEPILCFDGDNAGQKSMYRAIEDVILPNITPGFTVKFIVLPEGKDPDEMVQSGQTELLHSLIENPISLLDMIWRKFVPSNAKTLDHEGKALVESNLFKEVSKIKDRIVCSNFYSAIKQRFWEEVKSNRAKPGERSNLHSQDTVTHRIDLNPEAQLDRQIGFTIGILTLQPHLVDKYFDHIIMLQTDNFELDNLINQIISGDTSVDISFLEKAPYLVKLPPVADDYHGELLFEDAINHYLINKITNEIKVFQLNSGSIENLHEILRNLNEELLARKNRERLLREEIHSYLDFLKQKKYNIINDEWEYIYDKFT, encoded by the coding sequence ATGTCCAACATTTTAGAAGAGATTAAATCTAGGGTAAAACTATCCGAGATTATAAGCAAAAAAGTAGTTTTAAAACGTAAAGGTAAGGAATATTCTGGCTTATGCCCTTTTCATTCAGAAAGTACACCTTCATTTACAGTCAATGATGATAAACAATTTTATCACTGCTTTGGTTGCCACGCGCATGGTAATGCATTTGATTTTATCATGCAATTTGAACGCATGGAATTTGGTGAAGCTTTACGTTACTTAGCTAAACTTACTAATGTCAAACTTCCTGAAAAATATAGCCCAGGTTTTTTTCAAAAATTTGATGTTTTTAACCAAATAATGGTGCAAGCCGTAAAGTGGTATCAAAAAAATTTATCATCAGCTACTAATGCAAAAAATTATTTACAAAAAAGAGGGATTTCTAAGGAGATTGAAGAACATTTTAAAATTGGATTTGCTCCATCTAATGATTCAATCAATAGATATTTATTAAATCTTGGGTTTAAACAAGAAGATATTATAGCAGTGGGTCTTGCTTGGAAAAATGATAAAGGCAAAATCCTTGATAGCTTTTTTGATAGAGTAATGTTCCCAATATTTGACCTTAAAAATCAACCAATTGCTTTTGGTGGTCGGTTAATTGAATCTAATAATAATTTACCAAAATATAAAAATTCATCTGAAACTGACATTTTTAAAAAGGGAGATATAGTTTATAATTTAAATTACATCAAAAGTCAGGGGCTAAATAAAATTATTGTAACCGAAGGTTACATGGATGTAATAGGGTTATATAAAGCAGGTATAGACTATGCTGTAGCACCTCTAGGTACAGCTCTAACTATTAATCAATTAAAACTTATTTGGCAATTTACGAATGAACCTATCTTATGCTTTGATGGCGACAACGCTGGTCAGAAATCAATGTATAGAGCTATTGAAGATGTTATTTTACCTAATATTACCCCAGGTTTTACTGTTAAATTTATAGTCTTACCTGAAGGTAAAGACCCGGATGAAATGGTACAGAGCGGACAAACTGAACTTTTACATTCATTGATTGAAAATCCTATTTCTTTATTAGATATGATTTGGCGTAAGTTTGTGCCTTCTAATGCCAAAACTTTAGATCATGAAGGTAAAGCGCTAGTAGAAAGTAATCTATTTAAAGAAGTTAGTAAAATTAAAGATAGAATTGTTTGTAGCAATTTCTATAGTGCAATTAAACAGCGTTTTTGGGAAGAAGTAAAAAGCAATAGAGCTAAACCCGGTGAACGCTCAAATTTACATTCGCAAGATACGGTTACGCACAGAATTGATCTAAATCCAGAAGCTCAATTAGATAGACAAATTGGCTTTACCATTGGTATTCTTACTTTACAACCTCATTTAGTAGATAAATATTTTGATCATATTATTATGCTTCAAACAGATAATTTTGAACTTGATAATTTAATAAACCAAATTATAAGTGGAGATACAAGTGTAGATATCTCATTTTTAGAAAAAGCGCCTTATTTAGTTAAACTGCCACCTGTGGCAGATGACTACCATGGTGAGCTATTATTTGAAGATGCAATAAATCATTACTTAATAAATAAAATTACTAATGAAATTAAAGTATTTCAATTAAATAGTGGGTCAATTGAAAACCTACATGAAATATTAAGAAACTTAAATGAGGAATTATTAGCTAGAAAAAATCGTGAAAGATTATTAAGAGAAGAAATTCATTCATATTTAGATTTTTTAAAGCAAAAAAAATACAATATTATAAATGACGAGTGGGAATATATTTATGACAAATTTACCTAA
- a CDS encoding valine--tRNA ligase: protein MTNLPNQYDHLTIEKKWQEKWFTSNVYHWNENASREQSYVIDTPPPTVSGLLHMGHIFSYTQADFIARYKRMRGFEVFYPIGFDDNGLPTEKLVEKSRNIRGSQMSREEFIKICEEVVKDAEEEFRKLFKSAALSFDWRQEYQTISPTSRKISQLSFIDLYNKNLVYRSPQPTLWDPSDQTALAQADIVDQELKGYMHHIIFKDENNNDHIIATSRPELLPACGAVLAHPDDARFSHLKGKHLITPLFNIKVPVIFDDKVEMEKGSGLVMCCTFGDITDIQWWRKHNLPLRQVINRYGKLTFEHLDYSNDALDLNITKKFLDELKDLKVKDAKVKVVTLLTENNLLQKSEEVLHVVKCAERSGTPLEILITEQWSVKIIDHKEELLKKSNECTWYPEYMKHRMDNWINGLNWDWCISRQRFFGVPFPAWYSKRKGEEGKIIIADTDQLPVDPFTDLPKGYSRDEVEPDKDVMDTWATSSVTPQLNSLAINKDLAIDYDRHTKLYSADLRPQAHEIIRTWAFYTLVKSHFHENSVPWKNLMISGWCLAADKTKMSKSKGNVVTPVNLIEEKGADVVRYWASNSRLGADIAYSEEVFKIGRKLINKVWNAAKFSSQYFEIFKPNNITLLEAKNNKIIFNIIDLWMLSKLKQTVELATKEFENYEYSFARTAIEDFFWNVFCDNYLEIVKTRAYNQNNDDNEGQKSAISSLYFTLNYILKLFAPFIPHITEELYSAIYNPNNFIHAKNNWPNSEELFIDDNALVIGENFIQILAEVRRIKAENNLSLKTPVKEIIINVKDNNIKENYVKIIKDLQNVTQAEKISFGTIENMIESIDNSISFAVILT, encoded by the coding sequence ATGACAAATTTACCTAATCAATACGATCACCTTACAATTGAAAAAAAATGGCAAGAAAAATGGTTTACAAGTAATGTTTATCATTGGAATGAAAATGCATCACGTGAACAAAGCTATGTAATTGATACTCCTCCTCCTACTGTTTCAGGATTGCTTCACATGGGTCATATTTTCAGTTACACGCAAGCTGATTTTATAGCTAGGTATAAAAGAATGCGTGGATTTGAAGTATTTTACCCAATTGGTTTTGATGACAATGGATTACCTACTGAAAAATTAGTTGAAAAAAGTAGAAATATTCGTGGCTCTCAAATGTCTCGTGAAGAATTTATTAAGATTTGCGAAGAAGTCGTGAAAGATGCAGAAGAAGAATTTAGAAAATTATTTAAATCAGCCGCTTTAAGTTTTGATTGGAGACAAGAATACCAAACTATAAGTCCTACATCTCGTAAGATATCGCAATTATCTTTTATAGATTTATATAATAAAAATTTAGTTTACCGTAGCCCCCAACCCACTTTATGGGATCCAAGCGATCAAACTGCTTTAGCTCAAGCTGATATTGTTGATCAAGAGTTAAAAGGCTATATGCATCATATAATTTTTAAAGATGAAAATAATAATGATCATATAATAGCAACTTCACGCCCTGAATTATTACCTGCTTGTGGTGCAGTCCTTGCTCATCCAGATGACGCTCGCTTTAGCCACTTAAAAGGAAAACATTTAATCACTCCACTTTTCAATATAAAAGTTCCTGTCATATTTGATGATAAAGTTGAAATGGAAAAAGGTAGTGGACTTGTAATGTGTTGTACCTTTGGAGATATCACTGATATTCAATGGTGGAGAAAGCATAATCTTCCTCTTAGACAAGTCATTAATAGATATGGGAAACTTACTTTTGAACATTTAGATTACTCAAATGATGCTTTAGATTTAAATATTACTAAAAAGTTTTTAGACGAATTAAAAGATTTAAAAGTTAAAGATGCTAAAGTTAAAGTAGTGACTCTATTAACAGAAAATAATCTTTTACAAAAAAGCGAAGAAGTTCTTCACGTGGTAAAATGCGCTGAAAGATCAGGAACACCTTTAGAGATTTTAATTACTGAACAATGGTCAGTAAAAATTATCGATCATAAAGAAGAATTATTGAAGAAATCTAATGAATGTACTTGGTATCCAGAGTATATGAAGCATAGAATGGATAATTGGATTAATGGCTTAAACTGGGATTGGTGTATTAGTCGTCAACGCTTCTTTGGCGTTCCCTTCCCTGCATGGTATTCAAAACGTAAAGGCGAAGAAGGAAAAATAATCATAGCAGACACTGACCAGTTACCAGTAGATCCATTTACTGATTTACCAAAAGGATATTCACGGGATGAGGTTGAGCCTGACAAAGATGTAATGGATACCTGGGCTACCAGCTCTGTAACTCCACAACTTAATAGTCTTGCTATTAATAAAGATCTTGCAATTGATTATGATCGTCACACGAAACTTTACTCTGCTGATTTGAGACCACAAGCACATGAAATAATACGTACGTGGGCTTTTTACACATTAGTTAAATCTCATTTTCATGAAAATTCTGTTCCATGGAAAAATTTAATGATTAGTGGTTGGTGCTTGGCTGCAGATAAAACAAAAATGTCAAAATCAAAAGGAAATGTTGTAACTCCTGTAAATTTAATTGAAGAAAAGGGAGCGGATGTAGTTAGATATTGGGCTTCAAATTCTAGGCTTGGAGCAGATATAGCTTATTCTGAAGAAGTATTTAAAATTGGCCGTAAGCTAATAAATAAAGTTTGGAATGCTGCAAAATTTTCTTCCCAATATTTTGAAATTTTCAAACCAAATAATATAACATTGTTAGAAGCTAAAAATAATAAAATTATTTTTAATATAATTGATTTATGGATGCTTTCAAAATTAAAACAAACTGTTGAACTTGCTACTAAAGAATTTGAAAACTACGAATATTCTTTTGCAAGAACTGCCATAGAAGATTTCTTTTGGAATGTATTTTGTGATAACTATTTAGAGATTGTTAAAACTCGTGCTTATAATCAAAATAATGATGATAATGAAGGTCAGAAAAGCGCTATTAGCAGCCTTTATTTTACTCTTAATTATATTTTAAAGCTGTTTGCACCTTTCATTCCCCACATTACAGAAGAATTATATAGTGCGATATATAATCCCAATAACTTTATACATGCAAAAAATAATTGGCCTAATTCAGAGGAATTATTTATTGACGATAATGCTTTAGTAATTGGTGAGAACTTTATTCAAATATTGGCGGAAGTAAGACGTATTAAAGCAGAAAATAATTTATCTTTAAAAACACCTGTAAAAGAAATTATTATTAATGTTAAGGATAATAACATAAAAGAAAATTATGTTAAAATAATAAAAGATTTGCAAAATGTAACACAAGCTGAGAAAATATCTTTCGGTACAATTGAGAACATGATTGAATCAATTGATAATTCAATAAGCTTTGCGGTTATTTTAACATGA
- a CDS encoding EamA family transporter, with the protein MILRDALLLTLSSFLMGSSYVVTKFILKYASPLMLTGVRFMIVAAIMCPFFFKWKLPWKKIVASAFIMAFGFQALIVTAVKNLDVATTIICQQMSVPFTCLLGSLLFKDTLGIRRLIGLIIAFIGMIIVVGGPNVNQVNMAFVLLAISAAFFYALNNIILKQVHYVNPNTTIAVGSLISFPFLILMSLVIEDTSLQDLPNFSFSVWLGILYMAIPTTIIAFGIWTQMLHTYSVHQIAPFSLLAPIFGVICSIIFLGEKLNWNIAIGGLITILGIAIINVKGIKINKLFNKLRNLIKPNA; encoded by the coding sequence ATGATACTTAGAGATGCATTACTTTTAACGTTATCCAGTTTTTTAATGGGTTCAAGTTATGTAGTAACAAAATTTATATTAAAATATGCATCTCCATTAATGTTAACAGGGGTTAGATTTATGATAGTAGCTGCTATCATGTGCCCCTTTTTCTTTAAATGGAAATTACCCTGGAAAAAAATTGTAGCTTCTGCTTTTATTATGGCTTTTGGCTTTCAAGCTTTAATTGTAACTGCTGTCAAAAACCTTGATGTTGCAACAACAATTATTTGTCAGCAAATGTCAGTTCCTTTTACATGCTTGCTTGGATCTCTATTGTTTAAAGATACATTAGGAATAAGAAGATTAATAGGATTAATTATTGCCTTTATAGGTATGATCATAGTAGTAGGTGGACCTAATGTTAACCAAGTAAATATGGCTTTTGTATTACTCGCAATTAGTGCTGCTTTCTTTTATGCATTAAATAATATTATTTTAAAACAAGTTCATTATGTAAATCCTAATACCACTATAGCAGTAGGTTCATTAATTAGTTTTCCCTTTTTAATATTAATGAGCCTTGTGATAGAAGATACAAGTTTGCAAGATTTACCAAACTTTTCTTTTTCAGTTTGGTTAGGAATATTATACATGGCTATTCCTACAACAATTATTGCATTTGGTATATGGACTCAAATGCTACATACCTATTCAGTACATCAAATTGCACCCTTTTCTCTACTTGCCCCAATCTTTGGAGTTATCTGTTCTATAATATTTTTAGGCGAAAAATTAAATTGGAATATTGCAATTGGTGGTTTAATTACTATTTTAGGTATTGCAATTATTAATGTAAAAGGTATAAAAATAAATAAATTATTTAATAAGCTACGAAACCTTATAAAACCAAATGCTTAA